Proteins co-encoded in one Coregonus clupeaformis isolate EN_2021a chromosome 5, ASM2061545v1, whole genome shotgun sequence genomic window:
- the LOC121563638 gene encoding apolipoprotein A-I encodes MKFLALALTILLAAGTQAVPMQADAPSQLEHVKAAMMVYMTQVKETAQRSIDLLDDTEYKEYKQQLSQSLDNLQQYAQSASQSLAPYSEAFGTQLTDATAAVRAEVMKDVEELRTQLEPKRAELKAVLEKHMEEYREKLEPLIKEHIDQRRTEMEAFRVKMEPVVEEMRAKVSANVEETKAKLMPIVETVRAKLTERLEELRTLAAPYAEEYKEQMIKAVEEVREKVVPLTEDFKGQVGPAAEQARLKLMSIYETIIQAMKA; translated from the exons ATGAAATTCCTGGCTCTCGCACTCACCATCCTGCTGGCCGCAG gtaCCCAGGCTGTTCCTATGCAGGCCGATGCTCCCTCTCAGCTGGAGCATGTGAAGGCAGCCATGATGGTGTACATGACTCAGGTGAAGGAGACCGCACAGAGGTCCATCGACCTTCTGGATGACACAGAGTACAAAGAGTACAA GCAGCAGCTGTCCCAGAGCCTTGACAACCTCCAGCAGTATGCCCAGTCCGCCTCCCAGTCCCTGGCCCCCTACAGCGAGGCCTTCGGCACCCAGTTGACTGATGCCACCGCCGCCGTGCGCGCTGAGGTCATGAAGGACGTGGAGGAGCTGCGCACCCAGCTGGAGCCCAAGCGTGCCGAGCTCAAGGCAGTCCTGGAAAAGCACATGGAGGAGTACCGTGAGAAGCTGGAGCCCCTGATCAAGGAGCACATCGACCAGCGCCGCACCGAGATGGAGGCCTTCAGGGTCAAGATGGAGCCCGTTGTGGAGGAGATGCGCGCCAAGGTGTCCGCCAATGTGGAGGAGACCAAGGCCAAGCTCATGCCCATCGTGGAGACCGTCCGTGCCAAGCTGACCGAGCGTCTGGAAGAGCTGAGGACCCTGGCCGCCCCCTACGCTGAGGAGTACAAGGAGCAGATGATCAAGGCTGTTGAAGAGGTGCGTGAGAAGGTGGTGCCCCTGACTGAGGACTTCAAGGGCCAGGTGGGCCCCGCCGCCGAGCAGGCTAGGCTAAAGCTCATGTCTATCTACGAGACCATCATCCAGGCCATGAAGGCATAA